In Candidatus Aminicenantes bacterium, a single genomic region encodes these proteins:
- a CDS encoding ABC transporter ATP-binding protein, translated as MATSAIEVRNLSKRFGDFLAVDSISFDVRRGDIFGFLGANGAGKSTTIRMLCGLLEPTSGTALVAGHDIRRAPEMVKRSIGYMSQRFSLYEDLTVEENILFFGGVYGMASAALQARLAWVLAMAGLKGRERSLTRHLSQGWRQRLALGCAVLHEPGIVFLDEPTGGVDPVSRRAFWDLINRLSEAGVTIFVTTHYLDEAESCNDIRLIHAGRIVGAGSPSALKAATIRNPILEVECDRVVEALDLFRREPWVRDISIFGVLLHVGVADEEEGRRRLAARLAEAGIALRRADRIVPSLEDVFLRRIEDSDREAGR; from the coding sequence ATGGCGACGAGTGCGATCGAGGTCCGGAACCTAAGCAAGAGGTTCGGTGACTTTCTCGCCGTCGACTCCATCAGCTTCGATGTCCGGCGGGGGGATATCTTTGGCTTCCTCGGGGCCAATGGGGCCGGCAAATCGACGACCATCCGGATGCTCTGCGGCCTGCTCGAGCCGACCTCGGGGACGGCCCTGGTGGCGGGCCATGACATCCGCCGAGCCCCGGAAATGGTCAAGCGCTCGATCGGTTACATGTCGCAACGATTCTCGCTCTATGAGGATCTGACCGTCGAGGAAAATATTCTCTTCTTCGGCGGCGTTTACGGAATGGCCTCCGCGGCCCTGCAAGCACGCCTGGCTTGGGTCCTGGCGATGGCCGGCCTGAAAGGTCGCGAGCGAAGCCTGACCCGGCATCTGTCCCAAGGCTGGCGGCAGCGCCTGGCCCTTGGCTGCGCCGTTCTGCATGAGCCGGGGATCGTCTTTCTGGACGAGCCGACGGGCGGTGTCGATCCCGTGTCGCGGCGGGCCTTCTGGGACCTCATCAACCGGCTGTCGGAAGCCGGCGTTACGATCTTCGTCACCACCCATTATCTCGACGAAGCCGAATCGTGCAACGACATCCGCCTCATCCATGCCGGCCGGATCGTCGGCGCGGGCAGCCCCTCGGCACTCAAGGCGGCCACCATTCGCAATCCGATACTGGAAGTCGAATGTGATCGGGTCGTCGAAGCTCTCGATCTTTTTCGTCGGGAGCCTTGGGTCCGCGACATCTCGATCTTCGGCGTCCTTCTGCACGTCGGGGTCGCCGACGAGGAGGAGGGGCGGCGGCGGCTCGCGGCCCGGTTGGCGGAGGCCGGCATTGCGCTGCGGCGAGCCGACCGCATCGTTCCTTCACTCGAGGACGTCTTTCTGCGCCGCATCGAGGACAGCGACCGGGAGGCGGGCCGGTGA
- a CDS encoding TolC family protein: MKSTKRTAFAAALAIAACLAAAAAERKALTVEDAVSLAVAHSLGLDAARARTDEAAARTREVAAARLPALRFSGGYTRLSEVPPFEISLPFLSSLPFPVASKFVVSPVYFNNYTVRLSVQQPVFTGFRLKKAAEASRLAEQASTQDGLKDKADVEAGARTAYWTAFRASEMLAVASENRSRLEAHLKNVSNLLAQGLATRNDVLKVQAQLAGADLLLVEGKTGVQSSQVFLASLLGLPLITEFDLRTGVCDIALGVGDGIEGGTTLDELMARALAGRPELKAMGLRVQAAEASVAMARAGLLPQVFVGGNYHLLRPNPRLLPTEDKFYGTWDLGLTVSYDLWNGNQTGLQTKQAEAQRTQARDALGILNEQIALEVTQAWLAVRQARERITAADAAAAQAEENFRVTGDRFKDGVALSSDVLDAELFVLQAKTSRTQALIDLELARTRLRRATAA; this comes from the coding sequence ATGAAATCAACTAAACGGACGGCCTTTGCCGCCGCGCTGGCGATCGCCGCTTGTCTGGCCGCCGCGGCAGCCGAGCGGAAAGCCCTGACGGTCGAGGACGCGGTCTCTCTAGCCGTCGCCCACAGCCTGGGGCTGGATGCCGCCCGGGCCCGGACGGACGAGGCGGCGGCCCGGACCCGCGAAGTCGCGGCGGCCCGCCTGCCGGCCCTGCGCTTCTCTGGTGGCTATACCCGGTTGAGCGAAGTCCCGCCTTTCGAGATCAGCCTGCCGTTCCTCTCAAGCCTGCCGTTTCCCGTAGCCTCCAAGTTCGTCGTTTCGCCTGTCTACTTCAACAACTACACGGTCCGGCTGAGCGTGCAGCAGCCCGTTTTCACCGGCTTCCGGCTGAAAAAGGCGGCCGAGGCCTCGCGCCTGGCCGAACAGGCCTCGACCCAGGACGGGCTCAAGGACAAAGCCGACGTCGAGGCGGGGGCGCGGACGGCCTACTGGACCGCTTTCCGGGCCTCGGAGATGCTGGCTGTGGCTAGCGAGAACCGGAGCCGCCTCGAGGCCCACTTAAAGAACGTATCCAACCTTCTGGCGCAGGGACTGGCGACCCGCAACGATGTCCTCAAGGTCCAGGCCCAACTGGCCGGCGCGGACCTTCTACTCGTTGAGGGGAAGACCGGCGTTCAATCCTCGCAAGTCTTCCTGGCCAGCCTGCTCGGTTTGCCGCTCATTACGGAGTTCGACCTCCGGACCGGCGTCTGCGACATCGCCCTGGGTGTCGGCGACGGGATCGAGGGAGGAACGACGCTGGACGAGCTCATGGCCCGGGCCCTGGCCGGCCGGCCCGAGCTTAAAGCCATGGGCCTGCGCGTCCAGGCGGCCGAAGCCAGTGTCGCCATGGCCCGGGCGGGCCTTCTCCCGCAAGTCTTCGTCGGCGGCAACTATCACCTCTTGCGGCCGAATCCGAGGCTTCTGCCCACGGAAGACAAGTTCTACGGAACTTGGGACCTAGGCTTGACCGTCTCGTACGATCTTTGGAACGGCAACCAAACCGGTTTGCAGACGAAGCAGGCCGAGGCGCAGCGGACTCAGGCCCGCGACGCGTTGGGGATCCTGAACGAACAGATCGCGCTCGAGGTCACCCAAGCCTGGTTGGCTGTCCGCCAAGCCCGGGAGAGAATCACCGCCGCCGACGCGGCCGCGGCCCAGGCCGAGGAGAATTTTCGCGTCACCGGCGATCGATTCAAAGACGGCGTCGCCCTGAGCTCCGATGTCCTCGATGCCGAGCTCTTCGTCCTGCAGGCCAAGACCAGCCGGACGCAGGCGTTGATCGATCTCGAACTGGCCAGGACCCGGCTGCGCCGCGCGACGGCGGCATGA
- a CDS encoding ABC transporter ATP-binding protein, with amino-acid sequence MAGWAIETKSLSKSFDGLEAVRSVDLRIREGEMFSLVGPDGAGKTTLIRMLCGILRPTSGRAVVLGGDIAQADGAAKSRIGYLSQRFSLYGDLTVDENIEFFAEIHSQRDYRSRREELLAFTRLAPFRTRLADRLSGGMRQKLGLACTLIHQPRLLLLDEPTTGVDPVSRREFWTILSDLLRTGITILMTTPYLDEAERSSQVGLLDRGRLVAADTPQAVKALMPGQVAELVCSETRRAYFLLKEHPEFDGVQIFGDRIHVVAASAERARPIAAAALAAAGIEIRGWRVIPPSLENVFIAVTRGGGQENEHEIN; translated from the coding sequence ATGGCCGGATGGGCGATCGAGACCAAATCCCTGTCGAAGTCGTTCGACGGCTTGGAGGCGGTCCGCTCGGTCGATCTGCGGATCCGGGAAGGGGAGATGTTCAGCCTGGTCGGCCCCGACGGGGCCGGAAAGACCACCCTGATCCGCATGCTCTGCGGCATCCTTCGGCCGACATCCGGGCGGGCCGTCGTCCTCGGCGGCGATATCGCCCAAGCGGATGGGGCGGCTAAGAGCCGGATCGGCTACCTTTCCCAGCGCTTCAGCCTCTATGGCGATCTGACCGTGGACGAGAACATCGAATTCTTTGCCGAGATCCATAGTCAGCGCGATTACCGATCCCGGCGCGAGGAGCTGCTGGCTTTTACCCGGCTAGCCCCTTTCCGAACACGCCTGGCCGACCGGCTGTCCGGAGGCATGCGGCAAAAGCTGGGCCTGGCTTGCACGCTCATCCATCAGCCCCGGCTTTTACTCTTGGACGAGCCGACGACCGGCGTCGATCCCGTCTCGCGGCGAGAGTTTTGGACGATTCTCTCCGACCTGCTCCGAACGGGCATCACCATTCTTATGACGACCCCCTATTTGGATGAGGCCGAGCGATCCTCACAGGTCGGATTGCTCGACCGAGGCCGCCTTGTCGCTGCGGACACGCCCCAAGCCGTCAAGGCCCTGATGCCGGGTCAGGTGGCCGAGCTCGTCTGTTCCGAAACCCGCCGAGCCTATTTCCTTCTCAAGGAGCACCCCGAATTCGACGGGGTCCAGATTTTCGGCGACCGTATCCACGTCGTTGCGGCCTCGGCTGAGCGGGCCCGCCCGATTGCCGCCGCCGCTTTAGCCGCGGCCGGCATCGAGATCCGCGGCTGGCGCGTCATCCCGCCTTCCCTGGAAAACGTGTTCATCGCCGTTACCCGGGGCGGCGGGCAGGAGAACGAGCATGAAATCAACTAA
- a CDS encoding efflux RND transporter periplasmic adaptor subunit: MSRRLLAAVIPLCLAAACVRGPADGPLRASGTIEARQVRLSAKIAGDLLALPVKEGDRVKPGDPIASIDHAGLDIQLRQAEAGAVLAQAQLDLLKSGARAEDIRQVEEAFRQAESVLKTAEEDDRRMRDLAAKGSVTAKQAEDAASRLIVTRAQTSAAAEALKKSRTLARPEELRAARARLDQAQAASDLLRKAIADCDLVSPVSGVVTQVPVERGELIAAGATVAVVSELDRVHVMIYVTEVELARVKLGGRADISIDGAPGRKIPGTITYISPEAEFTPKNVQTREDRVKLVFGVKIEIDNRDGLLKPGLPADAVLTDQGR; encoded by the coding sequence ATGAGCCGACGCCTCCTCGCGGCTGTCATCCCTCTCTGCCTCGCTGCCGCCTGCGTCCGAGGGCCGGCGGATGGGCCGCTTCGCGCTTCGGGGACTATCGAGGCCCGCCAAGTCCGTCTTTCGGCTAAGATCGCGGGCGATCTACTTGCGCTTCCGGTCAAGGAAGGCGATCGCGTCAAGCCGGGCGACCCGATCGCTTCGATCGACCATGCCGGGCTCGATATCCAATTGCGGCAGGCCGAGGCGGGGGCCGTCCTGGCCCAGGCCCAGTTAGATCTGCTCAAGTCCGGAGCCCGGGCCGAAGACATCCGGCAGGTCGAAGAGGCTTTTCGCCAAGCCGAGTCCGTCCTCAAGACGGCCGAGGAGGACGACCGCCGCATGCGCGATCTGGCGGCCAAGGGCAGCGTCACGGCCAAGCAAGCCGAGGATGCGGCGTCCCGCCTGATCGTAACCCGGGCCCAAACATCAGCCGCGGCCGAGGCCCTTAAAAAGTCTCGGACTTTGGCCCGGCCGGAGGAGCTTCGGGCCGCCCGGGCCCGCCTGGATCAAGCCCAGGCGGCATCCGACCTTTTGCGCAAGGCGATCGCCGACTGCGACCTCGTCTCACCGGTCTCCGGCGTCGTCACCCAGGTCCCGGTCGAGCGGGGCGAGCTCATCGCGGCCGGTGCGACCGTGGCCGTCGTTTCGGAATTGGATCGCGTTCACGTGATGATCTATGTCACCGAAGTCGAGCTGGCCCGCGTCAAGCTCGGAGGGCGGGCCGACATCTCGATCGACGGCGCCCCCGGGCGGAAAATCCCCGGGACGATCACCTACATCTCGCCCGAGGCCGAATTCACGCCCAAAAACGTCCAGACCCGCGAGGACCGCGTCAAGCTGGTCTTCGGCGTCAAGATCGAGATCGACAATCGGGACGGCCTGCTCAAGCCGGGCCTGCCGGCGGACGCCGTTCTGACCGATCAGGGCCGTTGA
- a CDS encoding TetR/AcrR family transcriptional regulator, which yields MGPADPFRDRIVETARGLFFRSGFNRVTMDEIASRLGIGKATLYTVFAGKEDLLLAVVRRTIGETMTRIEAAASDRKAGFVERVSALMATIGTLFASISPLFLDDLRRSAPHIWTAIDAFRREKLRANFSLVLRGGIDDGVFRGDVDIDLVLDMYIGLVERYLNPDAILRYGRPASDLFGAILQVFFQGLLTNRGRSEFSRRLPRSIPPAKDGRS from the coding sequence GTGGGCCCCGCCGACCCGTTTCGCGACCGGATCGTCGAAACGGCCCGGGGCCTCTTCTTCCGCTCCGGCTTCAACCGGGTGACGATGGACGAGATCGCCTCCCGGCTGGGGATCGGGAAAGCCACCCTGTATACCGTCTTCGCCGGCAAGGAGGACCTTCTCCTGGCGGTCGTCCGGCGTACGATCGGCGAGACGATGACTCGCATCGAGGCCGCCGCTTCGGACCGCAAGGCCGGTTTCGTCGAGCGGGTCTCGGCCCTGATGGCCACCATAGGGACGCTGTTTGCCTCGATCAGCCCGCTCTTCCTGGACGATCTGCGCCGTAGCGCGCCCCATATCTGGACGGCTATCGACGCCTTCCGCCGCGAGAAGCTGCGGGCTAATTTCTCGCTCGTCTTGCGGGGAGGCATCGACGACGGCGTCTTCCGCGGCGACGTCGACATCGACCTCGTTTTGGATATGTATATCGGCCTCGTCGAGCGCTATCTCAACCCGGACGCCATCCTGCGCTACGGCCGCCCCGCTTCCGATCTGTTCGGGGCGATCCTCCAGGTCTTTTTCCAAGGCCTCTTGACGAATCGAGGCCGCTCGGAATTCTCCCGCCGGCTCCCGCGCTCCATTCCGCCGGCAAAGGACGGTCGATCATGA
- a CDS encoding HAD family phosphatase: MTSLRALIFDMDGLMIDSERLYFTAEHEMARSYGREVSEETLRQMMGRKPLESLEIYVRETGLPISAEKAYEIRNGLMRDKLRNEVAAMPGLGRILQRFRGRLKLAVATGAQSEFLRIVVARLRLDGVFDILQDSDDIATGKPDPEIFLSTCARLGLPPAACAVLEDSGNGVLAGRQAGCYVIAVPNEYTRRHDFSPADYIAACLDDAAEHIESCLADGAEPAASSGR; encoded by the coding sequence ATGACCTCCCTCCGCGCCCTGATCTTCGACATGGACGGGCTGATGATCGACAGCGAGCGGCTCTACTTCACCGCCGAGCACGAGATGGCCCGCTCTTATGGCCGCGAGGTGAGCGAAGAAACCCTGCGGCAGATGATGGGCCGTAAGCCGCTCGAGAGCCTGGAGATCTACGTCCGCGAGACGGGCCTGCCGATCTCGGCCGAGAAGGCCTATGAGATCCGAAATGGCTTGATGCGGGACAAGCTGCGCAACGAGGTGGCGGCCATGCCCGGGCTCGGCCGGATCCTGCAGAGATTCCGCGGCCGGCTGAAGCTGGCGGTGGCCACCGGCGCGCAGAGCGAGTTCCTGCGCATCGTCGTCGCCAGGCTCCGCTTGGATGGCGTCTTCGACATCCTGCAGGATTCCGACGACATCGCCACGGGGAAGCCCGATCCCGAGATTTTTCTCTCGACTTGCGCGAGACTAGGCCTTCCGCCAGCTGCCTGCGCCGTGCTCGAAGACTCGGGCAACGGAGTCCTGGCCGGCCGGCAGGCCGGCTGCTATGTGATCGCCGTTCCCAACGAATATACGCGACGCCACGATTTCTCGCCGGCCGATTACATCGCCGCCTGTCTGGACGACGCCGCGGAACATATCGAATCCTGCCTCGCGGATGGGGCAGAGCCGGCCGCCTCGTCCGGACGCTAG
- a CDS encoding glycoside hydrolase family 127 protein, which produces MTSLNRREFLTHMTAGAVALAAPGLPAKASAGVAADLSAPVPSGLSEPKFRPLPLGSIRALGWLERQLRIQADGLSGHLDEFWPDVQRSKWFGGEAEGWERAPYWMDGFIPLAWSLDDPGLKAKASRHIEEIVAGQRADGWFAPYPEDAAVKKYDLWAILLANKMLAQYHDATGDDKVLRAVERSLRAMAAGLDRTPLYDWGRYRWFEGLVPIFHVYERTGEKWLLDLGRKLRAQGFDYEAFYRGEDVTVPTPRRGLWKWAKHVVNTGMAPKASALSWRLGPDQGDPAFPARMIALLDRYHGQVTGMFTGDECLAGKNPLQGTELCAVVEFMYSLEVLLSVLGDPAFGDRLEQVAFNALPAAFTPDMWAHQYDQQVNQIQATINPDHLWTTNGPESNIFGLEPNFGCCTANMHQGWPKFAAHLWMRTPDEGLAAVAYAPSRARFLSRGVPVTAELRTDYPFRETLTVSVTAERPAKFPLLLRVPAWAQAPTLRVAGGAATPLRPGTFHRLDREWAGTVEIELRFPMRAATTIRYNESVAVERGPLVYALKLGEERTRVNADKPQRELPHGDFEVRPTTPWNYGLVVDDKDAAVGLTFEEKPVGERPFSPQGAGMSARVKGRRLKSWRLDHGWAAEYPPGIHESAEPLEELELLPYGCTNIRLTEFPRLKK; this is translated from the coding sequence ATGACCAGCTTGAACCGCCGCGAATTCCTGACCCATATGACGGCCGGCGCGGTCGCCTTGGCGGCGCCCGGGCTGCCGGCCAAGGCCTCGGCCGGTGTTGCGGCCGATTTATCGGCCCCGGTTCCCTCGGGTCTGTCCGAACCCAAGTTCCGTCCGCTCCCCCTGGGCTCGATCCGGGCCCTCGGTTGGCTCGAACGCCAATTGCGCATCCAGGCCGACGGCTTGAGCGGCCATCTGGACGAATTCTGGCCCGATGTCCAACGCAGCAAATGGTTCGGGGGCGAGGCCGAAGGCTGGGAGCGCGCCCCTTATTGGATGGACGGCTTCATCCCTCTGGCCTGGAGCCTGGACGATCCAGGACTCAAAGCCAAAGCCTCGCGCCATATCGAGGAGATCGTCGCCGGCCAGCGGGCCGATGGCTGGTTCGCTCCCTACCCGGAGGACGCCGCGGTCAAGAAATACGACCTCTGGGCCATCCTCCTGGCCAATAAGATGCTGGCCCAGTATCATGACGCCACCGGCGACGACAAGGTCTTGCGGGCCGTCGAACGCAGCCTGCGGGCGATGGCGGCCGGGCTGGACCGCACGCCGCTATACGATTGGGGCCGCTACCGCTGGTTCGAAGGCCTTGTGCCGATCTTCCACGTCTACGAGCGGACTGGGGAGAAATGGCTGCTCGACTTGGGCCGCAAGCTGCGGGCCCAAGGCTTCGACTACGAAGCCTTCTACCGGGGCGAAGATGTGACCGTGCCGACTCCGCGCCGCGGCTTGTGGAAGTGGGCCAAGCACGTCGTCAACACGGGGATGGCCCCCAAAGCCTCGGCCCTGTCCTGGCGGCTCGGACCCGATCAGGGCGACCCGGCTTTCCCAGCCCGGATGATCGCTCTGCTCGACCGCTACCACGGACAGGTCACGGGCATGTTCACCGGCGACGAGTGCCTGGCCGGCAAGAACCCTCTCCAAGGGACCGAGCTCTGCGCCGTGGTCGAGTTCATGTACTCACTTGAAGTCCTGCTCTCCGTGCTCGGCGATCCTGCCTTCGGGGACCGTCTGGAGCAAGTCGCCTTCAACGCCCTGCCGGCCGCCTTCACGCCGGACATGTGGGCTCACCAGTACGACCAGCAGGTCAATCAAATCCAGGCCACGATCAACCCCGACCACCTCTGGACCACCAACGGACCCGAGTCCAACATCTTCGGCCTGGAGCCGAACTTCGGCTGCTGCACGGCCAACATGCACCAGGGCTGGCCCAAGTTCGCGGCGCACCTCTGGATGAGGACGCCCGACGAAGGCCTGGCCGCCGTCGCCTACGCTCCCAGCCGGGCCCGCTTCCTCTCGCGCGGCGTCCCCGTGACGGCGGAGCTTCGGACCGACTACCCGTTCCGGGAAACACTAACCGTGTCCGTGACGGCGGAACGGCCGGCCAAGTTCCCTCTCCTTCTCCGCGTCCCGGCCTGGGCTCAGGCCCCCACCCTGCGGGTCGCGGGCGGCGCAGCGACGCCGCTCCGGCCGGGAACGTTTCACCGGCTCGATCGCGAATGGGCCGGAACGGTAGAAATCGAGCTGCGTTTCCCGATGCGGGCCGCAACAACAATCCGGTATAACGAGTCCGTCGCTGTCGAGCGGGGACCGCTGGTATACGCGCTCAAGCTGGGCGAAGAACGGACCCGGGTCAACGCGGACAAGCCCCAGCGCGAACTGCCCCACGGCGATTTTGAGGTCCGGCCGACGACGCCATGGAACTACGGCCTCGTGGTGGACGACAAGGACGCGGCGGTCGGGTTGACGTTCGAGGAAAAGCCCGTCGGCGAGCGGCCCTTCTCACCCCAAGGGGCGGGCATGAGCGCCCGGGTCAAAGGGCGCCGGCTCAAATCCTGGCGCCTTGACCACGGCTGGGCGGCGGAGTATCCGCCGGGAATTCACGAATCCGCAGAGCCTCTGGAAGAACTGGAGCTTCTCCCCTACGGCTGCACCAATATCCGGCTGACCGAATTTCCGCGCTTAAAAAAATAG
- a CDS encoding response regulator → MPDTILFIDDEDIVLRSCRRIFAREDIEIDTATSGEEGLDKARRRDYDVVVTDLKMPGLGGIDVLKALRKERPETIVIVFTGYANVETAREALKNGAFDYIPKPFTPEEIKDVVRNAFRARREKGPARMLDLMAIVSHELKSPLATVQTTADTLYRGYFGKLEPGQRKIVETILRNCEYLEDVIRSYIDLSKMEIDGLESFQKDIRLGADVIREVVEVPEVRDNLRRMPILTEITDDPPIHGDPQLLRIVVRNLVNNAVKYGRDETPVRIGLERRSGEIVLSVRNEGVGIAPEDIRNRLFKRFERLKQRGTEGVKGSGLGLYICRTIVEKHKGRIWAESEPGAWAAFFVALPLPGGADAPSV, encoded by the coding sequence ATGCCCGACACGATCCTGTTCATCGACGACGAGGACATCGTCCTGCGGTCCTGCCGCAGGATCTTCGCCCGCGAGGATATCGAGATCGACACCGCCACCTCCGGCGAAGAGGGGCTGGACAAGGCCCGCCGCCGCGACTACGACGTCGTCGTCACCGACCTTAAGATGCCCGGCTTGGGCGGCATCGACGTTCTCAAGGCCCTGCGCAAGGAGCGGCCGGAAACCATCGTCATCGTTTTTACCGGCTACGCCAACGTCGAGACGGCCCGCGAGGCGCTCAAGAACGGCGCCTTCGACTACATCCCCAAGCCCTTCACGCCCGAGGAGATCAAGGACGTTGTCCGCAATGCCTTCCGGGCGCGCCGCGAAAAGGGGCCGGCCCGCATGCTCGACCTTATGGCTATCGTCTCGCATGAGCTCAAGAGCCCCCTGGCCACCGTCCAGACTACGGCTGACACCCTCTACCGCGGCTACTTCGGCAAACTCGAGCCGGGCCAGCGCAAGATCGTCGAGACGATCCTCCGCAATTGCGAATACCTGGAGGACGTCATCCGCTCGTACATCGATCTGTCGAAGATGGAGATCGACGGGCTCGAATCCTTCCAGAAGGACATCCGGCTGGGTGCCGACGTCATTCGGGAAGTGGTCGAGGTGCCCGAGGTCCGGGACAACCTGCGGCGGATGCCGATCCTGACCGAGATCACGGATGATCCGCCCATCCATGGGGACCCCCAGCTTCTCCGGATCGTCGTCCGCAACCTGGTCAACAACGCCGTGAAATACGGCCGCGACGAGACGCCCGTCCGGATCGGGCTGGAGCGGCGGAGCGGCGAGATCGTCCTGTCCGTCCGCAACGAGGGTGTCGGGATCGCTCCCGAGGACATCCGGAACCGCTTGTTCAAGCGTTTCGAGCGCCTGAAACAGCGGGGGACCGAGGGCGTCAAGGGCTCGGGCCTGGGGCTCTACATCTGCCGCACGATCGTCGAGAAGCACAAGGGGCGGATCTGGGCCGAAAGCGAGCCCGGCGCCTGGGCCGCTTTCTTCGTCGCCCTGCCCCTGCCGGGCGGCGCAGACGCGCCCTCCGTTTGA
- a CDS encoding cache domain-containing protein — MIGFLRRSNIRFKLVVSLVAIVALLGTLSLIIGINVINTNVVREGGDAVRNALAATSELYEEEVQKRLQIVEYLAKTAEIVRAASDHDRRYLFAKLAQIKTEFGFDIVNVVNPDGTILVRANNFDAWGDSVASYRYIQWILRNRKPAAGTGVLGYENIRREGPDLAERTIIKVVPTPLARRRDSAVEDRALVMKAAAPIFADGRMVGILYAAVLLNNNDRFIDRFKRLVFKEERINGREVGAATIFLGDIRVTTNVADRSGRRAIGTQVSEEVYRKVFEEGQTWTGQAFVVDAWYVSGYSPLREIDGRILGMLYVGVLKDKFDLALRRTTLLFLGVIGLTLIIALILAVYLVNVLTKPVRRILAATSDVARGNYHRIEPGPHADTDSRRIAEGFNRMVGAIEERDGKLQELAERTILKSEKLASLGRLASGIAHEINNPLTGVLTYSSLLMDELKGTPAEEDVRVIRDETLRCRRIVRGILDFARESEPLKEPADLNAVIDEALRILEKNVHFQDVEIIREFDPDLPTVQIDAGQIKQIIGNLAVNAADAMPAGGRLRIGTSREADPARVVIRVSDSGVGIPPENMARLFEPFFTTKEKGKGTGLGLPAVYGVVERHHGTIDVHSRVGEGTEFIIKLPPA, encoded by the coding sequence ATGATCGGATTTCTGCGGCGGTCGAACATCCGATTCAAGCTGGTCGTCAGCCTGGTCGCGATCGTCGCCCTGCTCGGGACCTTATCGCTCATCATCGGCATCAACGTCATCAACACGAACGTCGTGCGGGAGGGCGGAGACGCCGTTCGCAACGCCCTGGCCGCCACCTCGGAGCTGTATGAGGAAGAGGTTCAGAAGCGGCTCCAGATCGTCGAGTACCTGGCCAAAACGGCCGAGATCGTCCGGGCCGCCTCCGACCATGACCGCCGCTACCTCTTCGCCAAGCTGGCCCAGATCAAGACCGAGTTCGGCTTCGACATCGTCAACGTGGTCAACCCGGACGGCACCATCCTCGTTCGGGCCAACAACTTCGACGCCTGGGGCGACAGCGTGGCCAGTTATCGCTACATCCAATGGATCCTGCGCAACCGCAAGCCCGCCGCGGGGACCGGGGTCCTCGGCTACGAGAACATACGCCGGGAAGGGCCGGATCTGGCCGAGCGGACCATCATCAAAGTCGTCCCGACCCCGCTGGCCCGCCGCCGCGACTCGGCGGTTGAGGACCGGGCCCTGGTCATGAAGGCGGCCGCCCCGATCTTCGCCGACGGCCGGATGGTGGGGATTCTTTACGCTGCGGTCCTGCTCAACAACAACGACCGGTTCATCGACCGCTTCAAGCGGCTGGTCTTCAAGGAGGAGCGCATCAACGGCCGCGAGGTCGGCGCCGCGACCATCTTCCTGGGCGACATCCGGGTGACCACCAACGTGGCCGACCGCTCCGGCCGGCGGGCCATCGGGACCCAGGTTTCCGAGGAAGTCTACCGCAAGGTCTTCGAGGAGGGCCAGACCTGGACCGGGCAGGCTTTTGTCGTAGACGCTTGGTACGTCTCGGGCTACAGCCCGCTGCGCGAGATCGACGGCCGCATCCTGGGCATGCTCTACGTCGGCGTCCTCAAGGACAAGTTCGACCTGGCCCTGCGCCGGACGACCCTGCTGTTCCTGGGGGTGATCGGGCTGACCCTGATCATCGCCCTGATTCTCGCGGTCTACCTGGTTAACGTCCTGACCAAGCCCGTCCGCCGCATCCTGGCCGCCACCTCCGACGTGGCCAGGGGCAACTACCACCGGATCGAGCCCGGCCCGCACGCCGACACGGACAGCCGCCGGATCGCCGAGGGATTCAACCGCATGGTCGGGGCGATCGAGGAGCGGGACGGCAAGCTCCAGGAGCTGGCCGAGCGGACCATTCTGAAGTCCGAGAAGCTGGCCTCCCTGGGCCGGCTGGCTTCCGGCATCGCCCACGAGATCAACAACCCGCTGACGGGCGTTCTGACCTACAGCAGCCTCCTGATGGACGAGCTCAAGGGGACGCCGGCGGAGGAGGATGTCCGGGTCATCCGCGACGAGACCCTCCGCTGCCGCCGCATCGTGCGCGGCATCCTCGATTTCGCCCGCGAGAGCGAGCCCCTCAAGGAGCCGGCCGACCTCAACGCGGTCATCGACGAGGCCCTCCGCATCCTGGAGAAGAACGTCCATTTCCAGGACGTTGAGATCATCCGGGAATTCGATCCGGACCTGCCCACGGTCCAGATCGACGCCGGCCAGATCAAGCAGATTATCGGCAACCTGGCCGTGAACGCGGCGGACGCCATGCCCGCCGGCGGCCGGCTTCGGATCGGGACGTCCCGCGAAGCCGATCCGGCCCGGGTCGTCATCCGGGTGTCCGACAGCGGCGTCGGCATTCCGCCCGAGAATATGGCCCGGCTGTTTGAGCCATTCTTCACCACCAAGGAGAAGGGCAAGGGGACGGGGCTCGGTCTGCCGGCCGTCTACGGTGTCGTCGAGCGCCATCACGGCACGATCGACGTCCACAGCCGAGTGGGGGAGGGGACCGAGTTCATCATCAAGCTGCCGCCGGCTTGA